The following proteins come from a genomic window of Stegostoma tigrinum isolate sSteTig4 unplaced genomic scaffold, sSteTig4.hap1 scaffold_179, whole genome shotgun sequence:
- the LOC132207847 gene encoding probable G-protein coupled receptor 139: MHGVPSGLVFIIYYPIIASVGIPANLVVILTLCHRRCGLSGCIIYYVVSMATADLFVMITAVLLNRIAGIYFPTSFLSITPVCSLRNAFNFAAIDSSAWLTVAFTFDRFVAICCQKLKIKYCTQKTAAWVVGTVSTLAFFKNIARYFVYEPTVVINDMPWYCGIKVIFYTSPVWVGYDLISSILTPCIPFILILLLNALTVRHIVAANGTRRRLWAQNSGENQSDPELVKRRKSIILLFAISGSFILLYALFFITILYVRITNATYTSGSNSSVSTYILNEVAFMLQFLSSCTNPFIYAGTQSKFRVELKNGMKYPLNLFVHFFASRK, encoded by the exons ATGCATGGAGTACCATCAGGTCTCGTATTTATCATTTACTATCCGATCATTGCATCTGTCGGGATTCCAG CTAACCTGGTTGTGATTCTGACGCTGTGTCACAGACGATGTGGTCTTTCTGGATGTATTATTTATTACGTGGTGTCCATGGCAACGGCAGATCTATTCGTAATGATCACGGCTGTACTATTGAACCGGATAGCTGGAATTTATTTTCCAACTAGTTTTCTGTCAATTACACCAGTGTGCAGTCTTCgcaatgcctttaattttgcAGCCATTGATAGTTCTGCTTGGTTAACTGTAGCGTTTACCTTTGAtagatttgtggccatttgttgccagaaactgaaaATTAAATATTGCACTCAGAAGACAGCAGCTTGGGTTGTAGGAACTGTGTCCACACTGGCCTTCTTTAAAAATATCGCCAGATATTTTGTTTATGAACCAACAGTTGTTATTAATGACATGCCTTGGTACTGTGGTATTAAGGTAATATTTTATACATCACCTGTGTGGGTCGGATATGATTTGATTAGTTCCATTTTAACCCCATGTATCCCATTCATTCTAATTTTACTACTGAATGCTCTGACCGTGAGACATATTGTAGCAGCCAATGGAACCCGCAGGAGACTCTGGGCCCAGAACAGTGGAGAGAATCAAAGTGACCCAGAGTTGGTGAAGCGACGAAAGTccattattttgctttttgccATCTCTGGAAGTTTCATACTGTTATATGCATTATTTTTTATAACAATACTCTATGTCAGAATTACAAACGCTACTTATACTTCAGGGTCCAATTCCAGTGTTTCCACGTATATTCTCAATGAAGTAGCATTTATGCTTCAGTTTTTGAGTTCTTGCACCAATCCGTTTATTTATGCTGGGACCCAGAGTAAATTTAGAGTCGAGTTGAAGAATGGGATGAAATATCCACTCAActtgtttgttcatttttttgcCTCTCGAAAGTAG